One window of the Coleofasciculus sp. FACHB-1120 genome contains the following:
- a CDS encoding orange carotenoid protein N-terminal domain-containing protein, translating into MTSSTMNAYDQGKQAFQGMDVDQQLAVLWFVYTKMGKSITPAAPGASGSDIAQGLFNQVKELSQEEQLQVQRDIASKANTQISREYGSLSPETKLAFWYFLAQGMDNGTIIPMPPNYELSQAGKDLLGRIEGMDFQHQIDFLRGAVLPMGAEAAPGSDI; encoded by the coding sequence ATGACATCTAGCACCATGAATGCCTACGATCAAGGTAAACAAGCTTTTCAAGGCATGGACGTAGACCAGCAGCTTGCCGTGCTGTGGTTTGTATACACCAAGATGGGCAAATCTATTACACCAGCCGCTCCAGGTGCTTCTGGTTCTGATATTGCTCAAGGATTGTTCAATCAAGTAAAAGAACTATCTCAAGAAGAACAACTACAAGTTCAGCGTGACATTGCTTCTAAAGCGAATACACAAATTAGTCGTGAATATGGTTCTCTGAGTCCAGAAACCAAACTAGCATTTTGGTACTTTTTAGCGCAGGGAATGGACAATGGCACTATCATTCCGATGCCTCCGAACTATGAACTTTCCCAAGCTGGGAAAGACTTATTAGGACGAATTGAAGGAATGGACTTTCAGCACCAAATCGATTTTCTACGCGGTGCGGTGCTACCGATGGGTGCCGAGGCAGCTCCTGGTTCTGACATCTAG
- a CDS encoding 1-acyl-sn-glycerol-3-phosphate acyltransferase, protein MPDLMSPAQPPLEFIPPALNPLVLRAAQQVLPGCIRSQTAITQIQAENVEILVDLYRQFQDGKIRFMMAFRHPRVEDPLCMSYLLWKLVPRLAREKGISLQHPIHAHFLYDRGIPLWAGAHMGWLYSRLGGTPIHRGKADWTGLRSARDLFANARFPITASPEGATNGHNEIISPLEPGIAQLGFWCAEDLQKAGRGEQVLILPVGIKYRYVEAPWKEIEKLLGELEVASGLPEGKLKGELKGELQGENLNPSANLQPFQASLYQRLCRLGEHLLSLMEEFYTRFYHQTLPTVEASPSNANEALAIRLQALLNVALQVAEEYFNLPSKGSVIDRCRRLEAAGWNYIYREDLKNIKALSPLERGLANRIAEEASLRIWHMRLVETFVAVTGQYVLEKPTVERFAETTLLLWDMVTRIKGSNPFQRPRLGRQRVEMSVGQPISVSERYPVYQANRHGARLAVADLTKDLQHAMEGLIASAG, encoded by the coding sequence TTGCCCGATTTAATGAGTCCGGCTCAGCCTCCTCTAGAATTTATTCCACCGGCGCTCAACCCCCTGGTTTTACGAGCCGCCCAACAAGTGCTACCTGGCTGCATACGTTCCCAAACAGCGATTACCCAAATTCAAGCAGAAAACGTTGAGATTTTAGTCGATTTATATCGCCAATTTCAGGATGGGAAGATCCGCTTTATGATGGCATTTCGCCATCCCAGAGTTGAAGATCCGCTGTGCATGAGCTATCTGCTTTGGAAATTAGTACCGCGGCTGGCACGAGAAAAGGGTATCTCACTACAGCACCCGATTCATGCCCACTTTCTTTATGACCGAGGGATTCCTTTATGGGCGGGAGCGCACATGGGCTGGCTCTATTCTCGCTTAGGTGGTACCCCTATCCATCGCGGTAAGGCAGACTGGACGGGATTGCGTTCGGCTCGTGACCTGTTTGCCAATGCTCGGTTTCCGATAACCGCTTCCCCAGAAGGAGCCACCAATGGTCACAACGAGATTATCAGCCCCCTAGAACCAGGAATTGCACAATTAGGCTTTTGGTGTGCTGAAGATTTGCAGAAGGCTGGACGAGGGGAGCAAGTTTTAATTTTGCCAGTGGGAATTAAATACCGTTACGTCGAAGCTCCCTGGAAAGAGATAGAAAAGCTTTTAGGCGAATTGGAAGTAGCGAGCGGTTTGCCAGAAGGAAAGTTAAAGGGTGAATTGAAAGGCGAATTACAGGGTGAAAATTTAAATCCATCTGCTAACCTGCAACCTTTCCAAGCTTCTCTCTATCAGCGGCTGTGTCGTTTAGGCGAACATTTACTCTCTTTGATGGAGGAGTTTTACACCCGGTTTTATCATCAAACTTTGCCGACTGTAGAAGCATCCCCCAGCAATGCGAATGAAGCTTTGGCGATTCGACTTCAAGCACTACTGAACGTGGCACTACAGGTAGCAGAGGAGTATTTTAACCTACCATCCAAGGGAAGTGTGATTGACCGTTGCCGTCGTCTAGAGGCGGCTGGCTGGAATTACATCTATCGGGAAGACCTGAAGAATATTAAAGCGCTGTCTCCTCTAGAACGCGGATTGGCGAATCGAATTGCTGAGGAAGCCAGCCTTCGGATATGGCATATGCGGTTGGTCGAAACTTTTGTAGCCGTAACTGGACAATATGTTCTGGAGAAACCAACCGTAGAGCGGTTTGCCGAGACGACCTTACTTTTATGGGATATGGTAACTCGAATCAAAGGCAGCAATCCCTTCCAGCGTCCTCGATTAGGTAGGCAACGAGTAGAGATGAGTGTAGGGCAACCCATCTCGGTTTCAGAACGCTACCCGGTCTATCAGGCAAATCGGCACGGTGCGAGACTTGCGGTGGCTGATTTAACTAAAGATTTGCAACACGCGATGGAAGGTTTGATTGCTTCGGCTGGATGA
- a CDS encoding acetoacetate decarboxylase family protein — translation MSYPQAPWTLQGYALQTLHLIDVERSRPFIPPELEIVSVFPGKTLGGVYLSYYGSGSVLEYSELIVIPAMVKYEDKFGGWVSHIYVDNADSVAGGRRIWGLPKELAEFTWEKGDRAGVTVRQGDQLLCSLSYTDALLPISTWWRQPLMGTAFSSQNYNLLFFKSQFESQLKAMSGKLEIPAASPFSQLNLGQPLLTVYCDQMNLVVGAPEAVGTTVTAREVEFSYP, via the coding sequence ATGTCATATCCACAAGCACCTTGGACGCTCCAGGGTTACGCGCTACAAACCCTGCACTTGATAGATGTTGAGCGATCGCGTCCATTCATCCCTCCAGAGTTAGAAATCGTCTCAGTTTTCCCTGGAAAAACCCTAGGCGGGGTTTATCTTTCCTATTACGGATCGGGTTCCGTGCTGGAGTATAGCGAGTTAATTGTTATCCCAGCGATGGTCAAATATGAAGACAAATTCGGCGGTTGGGTGTCCCACATCTATGTAGATAATGCAGATTCTGTTGCTGGTGGGAGAAGAATCTGGGGTTTACCGAAGGAACTTGCTGAGTTTACCTGGGAAAAAGGCGATCGCGCTGGTGTCACCGTCCGCCAAGGCGATCAATTACTATGCAGTCTCAGCTACACAGATGCCTTATTACCTATCTCTACATGGTGGCGACAGCCATTAATGGGGACTGCGTTTAGTAGCCAAAATTACAATTTGCTTTTCTTCAAAAGTCAGTTTGAATCTCAACTGAAGGCAATGAGCGGCAAGCTAGAAATCCCAGCAGCAAGCCCTTTTTCCCAGTTAAACTTAGGTCAGCCTTTGCTAACTGTTTATTGCGACCAGATGAATTTAGTAGTCGGTGCGCCAGAAGCAGTAGGCACAACAGTAACAGCTAGGGAAGTTGAATTTAGCTACCCTTAA